From a single Rhizobium lusitanum genomic region:
- a CDS encoding quinone-dependent dihydroorotate dehydrogenase, with product MIGAFRDLGRRGLFLLDPETAHGMSIAALKSGLVPACRVSNDPRLRQTVAGLDFANPLGMAAGYDKNAEVPEALLKLGFGFTEIGTVTPKAQSGNPRPRIFRLVEDEGVINRLGFNNEGHEAALRRLQPIRGNGIIGVNIGANKDSTDRIADYVAGIRRFYSVARYFTANISSPNTPGLRDLQGRESLSALLSAVLAARDEEAVKAGKKIPVFLKIAPDLTEEGMDDIAAEALAHVLDGLIVSNTTLSRDGLKDQARAKEAGGLSGKPMFERSTVVLAKMRRRVGAALPIIGVGGVSSAETALEKIKAGADLVQLYSCMVYEGPGLPGRVVAGLSKLLDRERVTSIRELRDSKLDYWADRNV from the coding sequence ATGATCGGCGCCTTTCGTGACCTTGGCCGGCGTGGCCTCTTCCTGCTCGATCCGGAAACGGCGCATGGCATGTCCATTGCGGCCCTGAAATCCGGCCTGGTGCCTGCTTGCCGGGTGAGCAATGATCCCCGCCTGCGCCAGACCGTGGCCGGGCTCGATTTCGCCAATCCGCTTGGCATGGCCGCCGGGTACGACAAGAATGCCGAGGTGCCCGAGGCGCTGCTGAAGCTCGGCTTCGGCTTTACGGAGATCGGTACGGTGACGCCGAAGGCGCAGTCCGGCAATCCACGCCCGCGCATCTTCCGGCTGGTGGAGGATGAGGGCGTCATCAACCGCCTCGGCTTCAACAATGAGGGGCATGAGGCCGCTCTCCGGCGCCTCCAGCCGATCCGCGGGAATGGCATTATCGGCGTCAATATCGGCGCCAACAAGGATAGCACCGACCGCATCGCCGATTACGTCGCCGGCATCCGCCGTTTCTATTCGGTGGCGCGCTACTTCACCGCCAATATCTCCTCGCCCAACACGCCGGGCCTGCGCGATCTTCAGGGGCGCGAAAGCCTGTCCGCGCTGCTGTCGGCCGTGCTTGCCGCGCGTGACGAAGAAGCCGTCAAGGCCGGCAAAAAGATCCCGGTCTTCCTGAAGATCGCGCCGGACCTGACCGAAGAGGGCATGGACGACATCGCCGCCGAGGCTCTGGCGCATGTGCTCGACGGGCTGATCGTTTCCAACACCACGCTTTCGCGCGATGGCCTGAAGGATCAGGCGCGGGCGAAGGAAGCAGGTGGCCTCTCCGGCAAGCCGATGTTCGAAAGGTCGACGGTCGTGCTCGCAAAGATGCGTCGCCGTGTCGGCGCGGCTCTGCCGATCATCGGCGTCGGCGGGGTTTCCTCGGCGGAGACAGCACTGGAGAAGATCAAGGCCGGGGCCGATCTGGTGCAGCTCTATTCCTGCATGGTCTATGAGGGGCCGGGCCTGCCCGGCCGCGTCGTTGCCGGCCTGTCGAAGCTGCTCGACCGCGAACGCGTCACCTCGATCCGTGAGCTGCGTGACAGCAAGCTTGACTACTGGGCCGATCGGAACGTCTGA
- a CDS encoding MATE family efflux transporter, translated as MDQQARGGKVLPFDVTHRLVLSIALPMTLGFITTPLLGIVGTAVVGQLGQPDALAGLAIGAMLFDLIFSSFNFLRASTTGLTAQAYGRSDRHEQQAIFWRALLSALACGILIVLLSPVLLWLGIKLMGPEGGVAEATRTYFSIRMLAGPMALANYAILGFVLGRGQGRIGLLLQTVINGVNIILALTLGLWLGWGVAGVAWGTLIGEAAGTLTGLAIVLKSFSGEPRPARTELLSRAKLTQLFALNRDILIRTFVLLGAFTLMTRIGNSFGSITLAANAVVMNFLLLSAYYLDGLANAAEQITGRAIGANYRPAFEHGLKLTGLWSFGLALIAALFFFAAGPALIRLLTTSEEVRAAAGAYMPWAAISGLTGALAFLMDGVYIGATWSSAMRNRMLLSFVGYLVALAILVPTLGNHGLWLAMNAFLLFRGLFLIIGLKKRVDQTFRSAQ; from the coding sequence ATGGATCAACAAGCACGCGGCGGCAAAGTCCTGCCCTTTGACGTGACGCACCGGCTCGTGCTGTCCATCGCCCTTCCGATGACGCTCGGCTTCATCACGACGCCATTGCTCGGCATTGTCGGCACGGCTGTCGTCGGGCAGCTCGGCCAGCCGGACGCGCTGGCCGGTCTGGCGATCGGCGCCATGCTCTTCGATCTTATCTTCTCAAGCTTCAACTTCCTGCGCGCCTCGACCACCGGCCTCACGGCGCAGGCCTATGGCCGCAGCGACCGGCATGAGCAGCAGGCGATTTTCTGGCGAGCGCTGCTCTCGGCGCTCGCGTGCGGCATCCTGATCGTCCTGTTGTCACCCGTCCTGCTCTGGCTCGGAATCAAGCTGATGGGGCCTGAGGGCGGCGTTGCCGAGGCGACGCGCACCTATTTCTCGATCCGCATGCTTGCCGGCCCGATGGCGCTCGCCAACTACGCCATTCTCGGTTTCGTACTCGGGCGCGGTCAGGGCCGCATCGGCCTGCTGCTGCAAACGGTGATCAACGGCGTCAACATCATCCTCGCCCTCACGCTCGGCCTCTGGCTTGGCTGGGGTGTGGCAGGCGTCGCCTGGGGCACGCTGATCGGCGAGGCGGCCGGCACGCTTACCGGCCTTGCGATCGTGCTCAAAAGCTTTTCCGGCGAGCCACGGCCTGCTCGCACGGAACTGCTGTCGCGCGCCAAGCTCACGCAGCTCTTCGCGCTCAACCGCGACATCCTCATCCGCACCTTCGTGCTGCTCGGCGCCTTCACGCTGATGACCCGCATCGGCAATAGTTTCGGCTCCATCACGCTTGCCGCCAATGCGGTCGTGATGAACTTCCTGTTGCTGTCCGCCTATTATCTTGATGGGCTGGCCAATGCCGCCGAGCAGATCACCGGGCGCGCGATCGGTGCCAATTACCGCCCGGCCTTCGAGCACGGGCTGAAGCTGACCGGCCTCTGGTCCTTCGGGCTGGCGCTTATTGCTGCCCTGTTCTTCTTTGCGGCCGGCCCGGCGCTGATCCGCCTGCTGACAACCTCCGAGGAGGTCCGCGCCGCCGCCGGAGCCTACATGCCCTGGGCCGCCATTTCGGGACTGACGGGTGCGCTCGCTTTCTTGATGGACGGCGTGTACATCGGAGCCACCTGGTCAAGCGCCATGCGCAACCGCATGCTGCTATCCTTTGTCGGCTATCTGGTTGCCCTTGCGATCCTCGTTCCGACGCTGGGCAATCACGGCCTGTGGCTCGCCATGAACGCCTTCCTGCTGTTCCGCGGCCTTTTCCTGATCATCGGCCTGAAAAAGCGGGTCGATCAGACGTTCCGATCGGCCCAGTAG
- a CDS encoding CAP domain-containing protein — protein MISQNTSFARRHALRLTGLALAAIVASCATAPSHLSNIPASDQTASALPLVNALRAKNGLPPLKIDTAASTAAIYQARRMADAGKMEHLIGIGDNFGTRVKASGVNLPAAENIAEGQKSVDAAVTAWINSPKHLHNMLGKYDGLGVALAYTPSSGGRPYWSMVLSSN, from the coding sequence ATGATCTCCCAAAACACGTCTTTCGCGCGGCGCCATGCGCTGCGTCTCACCGGCCTTGCGCTCGCCGCCATCGTTGCGAGCTGCGCCACGGCGCCGAGCCATCTCTCCAATATACCGGCCAGCGACCAGACCGCCTCCGCGCTGCCGCTCGTCAATGCGTTGCGCGCCAAAAACGGATTGCCGCCGCTGAAGATCGATACCGCCGCCAGCACGGCCGCCATCTACCAGGCCCGGCGCATGGCCGACGCCGGCAAGATGGAGCATCTGATCGGCATCGGCGACAATTTCGGCACACGCGTCAAGGCGAGCGGCGTCAATCTGCCGGCCGCCGAGAATATCGCCGAAGGACAAAAGAGCGTCGACGCCGCAGTGACGGCCTGGATCAACTCTCCGAAGCATTTGCACAACATGCTCGGCAAATATGATGGTCTTGGCGTCGCTCTCGCCTATACCCCCTCTTCCGGTGGCAGGCCTTACTGGTCCATGGTGCTCTCCTCGAACTGA
- a CDS encoding DUF6460 domain-containing protein, translating into MSDQMNKFLGDSPGRTLVKLIIVSLIVGFTMKFFGWRPLDFLYGVRRFLLDLWHSGFAALGEFGDYLILGATLVIPLFILLRLFNYRR; encoded by the coding sequence ATGTCCGATCAGATGAACAAGTTCCTCGGCGACTCGCCCGGTCGCACGCTGGTGAAGCTTATCATCGTGTCGCTGATCGTCGGCTTCACCATGAAGTTCTTCGGCTGGCGGCCGCTCGACTTCCTTTATGGCGTTCGCCGCTTCCTGCTGGATCTCTGGCACAGCGGCTTTGCCGCACTCGGCGAGTTCGGCGATTATCTGATCCTCGGCGCCACGCTCGTCATTCCGCTCTTCATTCTCCTGCGCCTCTTTAATTACCGTCGTTGA
- a CDS encoding class I SAM-dependent DNA methyltransferase — protein MLPSQLSSGDVIADRRADYAKMLAESGEPASAAELMEQALELAPSWAAGWFNLATYREKAGNVQGAIEALNEVLALDEGDVFGARLKLAVLGAAELPERPPSRYVERLFDDYADRFETSLVEKLGYSVPQKLGALIAETADIPARFHLAVDLGCGTGLFGPEIRARVDRLEGFDLSKGMLAKAEDKGVYDHLAQADLSLAPPLSGAFDGGLAPARADLITAADVLMYLGNLQGVMAIVAELAAPGAVFAFSVEDAQEAEGYLLRDSLRFAHSEAYVRALLAAHGFVVHNLARSAIRMDGGKPVHGILFVTRKSP, from the coding sequence ATGCTGCCGAGCCAGCTTTCCTCCGGCGATGTCATTGCCGACCGTCGTGCCGACTATGCGAAGATGCTTGCCGAAAGCGGCGAGCCGGCAAGCGCTGCCGAGCTGATGGAGCAGGCGCTGGAGCTGGCGCCGTCCTGGGCTGCTGGTTGGTTTAACCTCGCGACCTATCGTGAAAAGGCGGGAAACGTGCAGGGCGCCATTGAGGCGCTGAACGAGGTCCTGGCGCTCGATGAAGGCGATGTCTTCGGCGCGCGGCTGAAGCTCGCGGTTCTGGGTGCGGCCGAGTTGCCGGAACGGCCGCCGAGCCGCTATGTTGAACGGCTGTTCGACGACTATGCCGACCGGTTTGAGACGTCTCTGGTCGAAAAGCTTGGCTATAGCGTGCCGCAAAAGCTTGGTGCCCTGATTGCCGAAACGGCTGACATACCGGCGCGTTTCCACCTTGCCGTTGATCTCGGTTGCGGCACCGGCCTGTTCGGCCCGGAAATCCGCGCGCGGGTTGACCGGCTCGAAGGGTTCGATCTGTCGAAGGGCATGCTTGCCAAGGCGGAGGACAAGGGTGTCTATGACCATCTCGCCCAGGCCGACCTGTCGCTGGCGCCGCCTCTTTCCGGCGCATTCGATGGCGGGCTCGCCCCGGCTCGCGCGGACCTGATCACCGCCGCCGATGTGCTGATGTATCTCGGCAATCTCCAGGGCGTCATGGCAATCGTCGCGGAGCTGGCCGCTCCCGGCGCCGTGTTCGCTTTTTCGGTCGAGGATGCACAGGAGGCGGAAGGCTATCTCTTGCGGGATTCGCTGCGCTTCGCCCATTCGGAAGCCTATGTCAGGGCGCTTTTGGCCGCTCATGGCTTTGTCGTCCACAATCTGGCCCGCAGCGCCATTCGCATGGATGGCGGAAAACCGGTGCACGGCATTCTGTTCGTTACGCGGAAATCCCCCTGA
- a CDS encoding YitT family protein — translation MASLKSAFGVWNTSATRHSLIEDVQGILSGSLISSLGLFCLSSAGLLTGSTAGVAFLLHYAIGVNFGLAFFVVNLPFFYLSWKQLGRAFTIKTFIAIALTSLLTNLQPRLFEIAHINAFWSALLGGVLLGFGLLALYRHRASLGGVGILGIYLQERFGIRAGLVQLAVDMCVLAVAFTVTTPFVVICSVLGAVALNLFVAINHRSDRYIAF, via the coding sequence ATGGCGAGCCTGAAGAGCGCTTTCGGCGTCTGGAACACCTCCGCTACGCGGCATTCGCTCATCGAGGATGTCCAGGGGATATTGTCCGGCAGCCTGATATCGTCGCTCGGGCTCTTTTGCCTGTCGAGCGCCGGCCTCTTGACAGGCAGCACGGCGGGCGTCGCCTTCCTGTTGCACTACGCGATTGGCGTGAATTTCGGCCTAGCCTTCTTTGTCGTCAACCTGCCGTTCTTCTATCTGTCCTGGAAGCAGCTTGGCCGCGCCTTCACCATCAAGACCTTCATCGCCATCGCGCTGACCTCGTTGCTCACAAACCTGCAGCCGAGACTGTTCGAAATCGCCCATATCAACGCCTTCTGGTCGGCGCTGCTCGGCGGCGTCCTGCTCGGCTTCGGGCTGCTCGCGCTCTATCGCCACCGCGCCAGCTTGGGCGGCGTCGGCATATTGGGCATCTATCTTCAGGAACGTTTTGGAATACGCGCCGGGCTTGTTCAGCTTGCGGTCGACATGTGCGTGCTCGCAGTCGCTTTTACGGTGACCACGCCTTTCGTGGTCATCTGCTCTGTGCTGGGCGCAGTCGCGCTCAATCTCTTCGTCGCGATCAACCATCGGTCGGATCGCTACATCGCCTTTTAG
- a CDS encoding DUF2735 domain-containing protein yields MAISPIHETAKIFQFPIKARAIPAGQRNAVNLTPDIGPRIATVDFDSWYHAAAVAESDTPRKQ; encoded by the coding sequence ATGGCCATCAGCCCAATACACGAAACGGCAAAGATTTTTCAGTTCCCGATCAAGGCTAGGGCCATTCCCGCCGGTCAGCGGAACGCTGTGAACCTTACTCCCGACATCGGCCCGCGCATCGCCACGGTCGATTTCGACAGCTGGTATCACGCTGCCGCCGTCGCAGAATCCGACACCCCCCGCAAGCAATAG
- a CDS encoding glutamine synthetase beta-grasp domain-containing protein, whose product MTKFKLEYIWLDGYTPVPNLRGKTQVKEFTDFPTLEQLPLWGFDGSSTLQAEGRSSDCVLKPVAIYPDPARTNGALVMCEVMMPDGVTPHASNSRATILDDEGAWFGFEQEYFFYKDGRPLGFPEAGYPAPQGPYYTGVGYSNVGDIAREIVEEHLDLCLEAGINHEGINAEVAKGQWEFQIFGKGSKRAADQIWMARYLLQRLTEKYGIDIEFHCKPLGDTDWNGSGMHCNFSTTFMREVGGKAYFEALMAQFDKNLDDHIAVYGPDNDKRLTGKHETAPWNKFSYGVADRGASIRVPHSFVKNDYKGYLEDRRPNSQGDPYQIASQVLKTISEVSTEGFASAAA is encoded by the coding sequence ATGACTAAATTTAAGCTCGAGTATATCTGGCTCGACGGGTACACCCCAGTACCGAACCTGCGTGGCAAGACACAGGTCAAGGAATTTACCGATTTCCCGACCCTCGAGCAGCTCCCGCTCTGGGGCTTTGACGGTTCGTCGACGCTGCAGGCCGAAGGCCGCAGCTCGGATTGCGTGCTGAAGCCTGTTGCCATTTACCCGGACCCGGCTCGCACCAACGGCGCACTCGTCATGTGCGAAGTCATGATGCCGGACGGCGTCACGCCGCACGCTTCCAACAGCCGCGCGACCATCCTTGACGATGAAGGCGCATGGTTCGGCTTCGAGCAGGAATACTTCTTCTACAAGGACGGCCGTCCGCTCGGCTTCCCGGAAGCTGGTTACCCGGCTCCGCAGGGCCCGTACTACACCGGCGTCGGCTACAGCAATGTCGGCGATATCGCTCGCGAGATCGTTGAAGAGCATCTCGACCTTTGCCTCGAAGCCGGCATCAACCACGAAGGCATCAACGCCGAAGTGGCTAAGGGCCAGTGGGAATTCCAGATTTTCGGCAAGGGCTCCAAGCGCGCCGCCGACCAGATCTGGATGGCCCGCTACCTGCTGCAGCGCCTGACGGAAAAGTACGGCATCGACATTGAGTTCCATTGCAAGCCGCTCGGCGATACCGACTGGAACGGCTCTGGCATGCACTGCAATTTCTCGACGACGTTCATGCGCGAAGTTGGCGGCAAGGCCTATTTCGAAGCGCTGATGGCTCAGTTCGACAAGAACCTCGACGATCATATCGCCGTTTATGGCCCGGACAACGACAAGCGTTTGACCGGCAAGCACGAAACCGCTCCGTGGAACAAGTTCAGCTACGGCGTTGCCGACCGCGGTGCTTCGATCCGCGTTCCGCATTCCTTCGTGAAGAACGACTACAAGGGCTACCTCGAAGATCGTCGTCCGAACTCGCAGGGCGACCCCTACCAGATCGCTTCGCAGGTTCTGAAGACCATCTCGGAAGTCTCGACAGAAGGCTTCGCTTCGGCTGCTGCCTAA
- a CDS encoding carboxymuconolactone decarboxylase family protein: MHPRLNIAKASPEAYKAVVALENYVQTSGLERRFIHLIKLRASQINGCAYCVDMHVKESRHDGLSEQWINLTCVWRESPVYDARERALLGWVDAVTKIAETGAPDADFEVLKQHFGEEEIAKITVAISTINVWNRLAVGFRLQHPIDAASKAA, translated from the coding sequence ATGCATCCCCGTCTCAACATCGCAAAAGCCTCGCCGGAAGCCTACAAGGCCGTCGTTGCTCTTGAAAACTATGTCCAGACCTCGGGCCTGGAACGCCGCTTCATCCATCTGATCAAGCTGCGCGCTTCGCAGATCAATGGCTGCGCCTATTGCGTCGACATGCATGTCAAGGAATCCCGGCATGACGGCCTCAGCGAACAATGGATCAACCTGACGTGTGTCTGGCGGGAATCGCCGGTTTATGACGCCCGCGAACGCGCCCTGCTCGGCTGGGTCGACGCGGTGACCAAGATCGCCGAAACCGGCGCGCCGGATGCGGATTTCGAAGTGCTGAAGCAGCATTTCGGCGAAGAGGAAATCGCCAAGATCACCGTGGCGATCAGCACGATCAACGTCTGGAACCGGCTCGCCGTCGGCTTCCGCTTGCAGCATCCGATCGACGCGGCAAGCAAGGCGGCCTGA
- a CDS encoding RrF2 family transcriptional regulator: MKLGEGVEQAIHSVAVLAGLSEGGVLSAAAIAEFHGVSVSYLLKHLQALSGAGILDTVPGPKGGYRLARLPKDISLLDIVLAVEGSAPAFRCAEIRQRGPNPLPGKYFTKPCGISAAMLAAERVYRAELAKTAIADVLADLAESDDGSIAARGCAFLALNERRTNR, from the coding sequence ATGAAACTCGGTGAAGGCGTGGAACAGGCGATACACAGCGTTGCGGTGCTGGCCGGACTGTCCGAAGGCGGCGTGCTGTCGGCGGCGGCGATTGCCGAGTTTCATGGCGTGTCGGTGAGCTATCTCTTGAAGCATCTGCAGGCGCTCTCCGGCGCCGGCATCCTCGACACCGTCCCCGGCCCCAAGGGCGGCTACCGGCTGGCGCGGCTGCCGAAGGACATTAGCCTGCTCGATATCGTGCTGGCGGTCGAAGGATCGGCGCCCGCCTTTCGCTGTGCCGAGATCCGTCAGCGCGGACCGAACCCGTTGCCGGGCAAATATTTCACGAAACCCTGCGGCATCAGCGCGGCGATGCTGGCCGCCGAAAGGGTCTACCGCGCCGAACTGGCGAAAACCGCGATCGCCGACGTTCTGGCCGATCTCGCCGAAAGCGACGACGGCTCCATCGCGGCAAGAGGCTGCGCCTTCCTTGCCCTCAATGAACGCAGAACCAACCGATAG
- a CDS encoding ligase-associated DNA damage response DEXH box helicase produces the protein MDQIDSESRLALPAPFIRWFAEKGWQPRAHQLELLARAEAGESTLLIAPTGAGKTLAGFLPSLTDLTRRGKIPPGSAFTGIHTLYISPLKALAVDIERNLMKPVTEMGLPVSVENRTGDTPSGKRQRQKLNPPDILLTTPEQVALLLANREAERFFKDLKYIILDELHSLVTSKRGHMLSLGLARIRKLAPHVQSIGLSATVAEPMDLQKWLVAQEEGVERHAGLVMVEGGAKPDISILATDERIPWSGHSAKYAIPDIYRELKEHRTTLLFVNTRSQAEMLFQELWSANDDNLPIALHHGSLDVGQRRKVEAAMAANRLRAVVATSTLDLGIDWGDVDLVIHVGAPKGASRLAQRIGRANHRMDEPSKAILVPANRFEVMECQAALDANYVGAQDTPPVGAGALDVLAQHILGMACAEPFDMLELYDEVRSASPYADLSWETFERIVDFVATGGYALRTYERYARIRKTPEGRWRVSNPQVAQQYRLNLGTIVEEAMLNIRMVKRNALGSLGRGGASLGKVEEYFLEQLSPGDTFLFSGKVLRFEGIRENECLASQTFSMDPKIPSYAGGKFPLSTYLADQVRSMIADPDRRRKLPDQVRDWLEIQKEKSMLPKRDELLIETFPRGSRAYMVAYPFEGRLAHQTLGMLLTRRLERAGARPMGFVATDYSLGIWGLEDLGVMIANGHLSLSDLFDEDMLGDDLEMWLDESFLLKRTFRNCAVIAGLIERRHPGKEKTGRQVTVSADLIYDVLRSHEPDHILMQATRQDAATGLLDIGRLGDMLKRIKGHITHRALDHISPLAVPVMLEIGKVPVPGEAHDVLLAEAADDLIREAME, from the coding sequence GTGGACCAGATCGATTCCGAGAGCCGTCTTGCCTTACCCGCCCCCTTCATCCGCTGGTTCGCGGAAAAGGGCTGGCAGCCACGCGCGCATCAGTTGGAGTTACTGGCCCGCGCCGAGGCCGGAGAAAGTACCTTGCTGATCGCGCCGACCGGGGCCGGCAAGACGCTGGCCGGTTTTCTGCCGTCGCTCACCGATCTGACACGCCGGGGCAAGATCCCGCCAGGTTCCGCTTTTACCGGCATTCACACGCTCTACATCTCGCCGCTGAAGGCGCTGGCCGTCGATATCGAGCGCAATCTGATGAAGCCGGTCACGGAAATGGGCCTGCCGGTCTCCGTTGAAAACCGCACCGGCGATACGCCGAGCGGCAAGCGCCAGCGCCAGAAGCTCAATCCGCCTGACATTCTGCTGACGACGCCGGAGCAGGTGGCGCTGCTGCTTGCCAATCGCGAGGCGGAGCGCTTCTTCAAGGACCTGAAATACATCATCCTCGACGAGTTGCATTCGCTGGTGACGTCGAAGCGCGGCCACATGCTGTCGCTGGGTCTCGCCCGCATCCGCAAGCTTGCGCCGCATGTGCAGAGCATCGGTCTTTCCGCTACCGTCGCCGAGCCGATGGACTTGCAGAAGTGGCTGGTGGCGCAGGAAGAGGGGGTGGAGCGGCATGCCGGGCTGGTGATGGTCGAGGGCGGCGCCAAGCCTGATATTTCGATCCTTGCGACCGACGAACGCATCCCCTGGTCCGGCCATTCCGCCAAATACGCCATCCCCGATATCTATCGCGAGTTGAAGGAGCATCGAACGACGCTGCTCTTCGTCAACACGCGCTCGCAGGCGGAAATGCTGTTTCAGGAGCTTTGGTCGGCCAATGACGACAATCTGCCGATCGCGCTGCATCACGGCTCGCTCGATGTCGGCCAGCGCCGCAAGGTCGAGGCCGCCATGGCCGCCAACAGGCTGCGCGCCGTCGTCGCCACCTCGACGCTCGATCTCGGCATCGACTGGGGCGATGTCGATCTCGTCATCCATGTCGGCGCGCCGAAGGGTGCAAGCCGCCTTGCCCAGCGCATCGGCCGCGCCAATCATCGCATGGACGAGCCGTCGAAGGCGATCCTGGTGCCGGCCAACCGTTTTGAGGTGATGGAATGCCAGGCGGCCCTCGACGCCAATTATGTCGGCGCGCAGGATACGCCGCCGGTCGGTGCCGGCGCGCTCGATGTCCTGGCCCAGCATATTCTCGGCATGGCCTGCGCCGAGCCTTTCGACATGCTGGAACTCTATGACGAGGTTCGCAGCGCCTCACCCTATGCCGATCTTTCCTGGGAGACCTTCGAGCGTATCGTCGATTTCGTCGCCACCGGCGGCTATGCGCTACGCACCTACGAGCGCTATGCCCGCATCCGCAAGACGCCGGAGGGTCGCTGGCGGGTCTCGAATCCACAGGTGGCGCAGCAATACCGGCTGAACCTCGGCACTATTGTCGAAGAAGCGATGCTGAATATCCGCATGGTGAAGCGCAATGCGCTGGGTTCGCTCGGTCGAGGTGGGGCCTCGCTCGGCAAGGTCGAGGAGTATTTTCTCGAACAGCTATCGCCCGGCGACACGTTTCTGTTTTCCGGCAAGGTGCTGCGTTTCGAAGGCATCCGCGAGAATGAATGCCTGGCCTCGCAGACCTTCTCCATGGACCCGAAAATCCCGTCCTACGCCGGCGGCAAGTTTCCGCTGTCGACCTATCTCGCCGATCAGGTGCGCTCGATGATCGCCGATCCAGATCGCCGTCGCAAACTGCCGGATCAGGTTCGCGACTGGCTAGAAATTCAAAAAGAGAAGTCGATGCTGCCGAAGCGCGACGAGTTGCTGATCGAGACCTTTCCGCGCGGTAGCCGCGCCTACATGGTGGCCTATCCTTTCGAAGGACGGCTGGCGCACCAGACGCTCGGCATGTTGCTGACGCGGAGGCTGGAGCGGGCAGGGGCAAGACCGATGGGTTTCGTTGCCACCGATTATTCACTCGGCATCTGGGGGCTGGAGGACCTAGGGGTGATGATTGCCAACGGCCATCTCAGCCTGTCCGATCTCTTCGACGAGGACATGCTTGGCGATGATCTTGAGATGTGGCTCGATGAATCCTTCCTGCTGAAGCGCACCTTCCGCAATTGCGCCGTGATTGCCGGCTTGATCGAGCGCCGCCATCCCGGCAAGGAAAAGACCGGCCGGCAGGTGACGGTGTCCGCCGATTTGATCTATGACGTGCTACGCAGCCATGAGCCCGACCATATCCTGATGCAGGCGACACGGCAGGATGCGGCCACGGGACTTTTGGATATCGGCCGTCTTGGGGATATGCTGAAGCGAATCAAGGGCCACATCACCCACCGGGCGCTGGATCACATCTCGCCGCTCGCCGTGCCGGTGATGCTGGAAATCGGCAAGGTGCCGGTGCCGGGCGAGGCGCATGATGTCCTGCTGGCCGAAGCGGCGGATGATCTGATCCGCGAGGCCATGGAATGA
- the pdeM gene encoding ligase-associated DNA damage response endonuclease PdeM, with product MNRLALARDMNGQFRNGLTPASGVETAVHGVAAVCDPLGALYLPDAGILVVSDLHLEKGAAFARRGMLLPPYDTLATLTVLAAVISRYDPKLVISLGDNFHDRVGSVHLPEEFRSLIVTMARGREWIWINGNHDPDGTVDLPGQSVDEIHYGGLTFRHEPKLGRQAGEIAGHLHPSATVRRREKSIRRPCFATDGARLLMPAFGVMTGGLDLRHKAMTGLFDRESLIAHLLGRDRIYSVRFGNLSA from the coding sequence ATGAACCGGCTGGCGCTAGCGCGAGACATGAATGGCCAATTCAGAAATGGCCTGACGCCCGCATCGGGCGTGGAGACGGCCGTTCATGGTGTCGCCGCTGTCTGCGATCCGCTCGGCGCGCTCTATCTGCCGGATGCCGGGATTCTCGTCGTTTCCGATCTGCATCTGGAAAAGGGTGCTGCCTTCGCGCGGCGCGGCATGCTGCTGCCGCCTTACGATACGCTGGCGACGCTGACCGTGCTTGCCGCCGTCATCTCCCGCTACGACCCGAAACTCGTCATCTCGCTCGGCGACAATTTCCACGACCGCGTCGGCTCCGTGCATCTGCCGGAGGAATTCCGCAGCCTGATCGTCACCATGGCGCGCGGCCGCGAATGGATCTGGATCAACGGCAATCACGATCCGGATGGCACGGTCGACCTACCCGGCCAGTCTGTCGATGAGATTCATTATGGCGGCCTGACTTTCCGTCACGAGCCGAAGCTGGGACGGCAAGCCGGCGAGATCGCCGGCCACTTGCATCCCTCTGCCACCGTTCGCCGTCGCGAAAAGTCCATCCGCCGCCCGTGCTTTGCCACCGATGGCGCCCGCCTGCTGATGCCGGCTTTCGGCGTCATGACCGGTGGGCTGGACCTGCGCCACAAGGCCATGACCGGCCTGTTCGATCGGGAAAGCCTCATTGCCCATCTACTCGGCCGCGACCGGATCTATTCGGTACGCTTCGGCAATCTCTCGGCTTAG